TCTGTAACACCTATAAATAGCTCATAacacctaattttttaaaataaaaaacactgCAAGAGAGGTTTTTAATCccagagaaaaataaaaaaataggatAAAAAGTATGTTGGAACATTTTATCCCATTTCTTAGTAATTTGGCAATTAAGAGATGCAAATATTAAGGAGAAGAGTTGTGTTTGGTTCAGccttaaaataattacaaaaaaaaaataaaaagatttcaGGATGAGTGTTTTAATGATCAACCAAGCAAGACCTGATGGGTGAGGTATTgaccttttatcccactttgAAACAAAGGCCTTGTTTGGCTGGTGCTAAAATACATTTTCATCATTTACCTCTTCCCTGCGCCAAACGAAACTTAGTAACAATCCTTTTATCctaattttttcataaaaaccGAGATAAAGTTGTtagtaagaaaatataaaacctAGCCTGCTCGCGAATCCTATACGCAAAAGACACTAGTGTTCATATCCTTCTCCTAGGGCAGAACCCATTTTCCAGGTATGCTCTCTCTTTTGTGCtctttatttttgtgtttttttttttttaaaaaaaaaaaaaaaaatctttattttttcttctatttttcacATTAAAAACTTaaacacatcaataaaaataaacagaAAAAGCATGAATCCTTATGAGGTCTTACAGATGGACAGTTTGAGAGCACCATATAGACTTTTGAAGACATGCTTCGCTCTTATGTTTTGGATTTTGGAGGTAGATGGGGAGAACACTTGTCACTGATAGAATTCacatacaacaatagctaccaagTCAGCATTTAGGTATGACTCCTTATGAGGCCTTATATGTCGTGCAGATCATTGTTGTGTTGGGCAGAATTAAGTGAGTATGTCATGACTATTGGACCCCAAAATATTACTAGTACACTCGAGAAGATTAAAGGAATCACTACTAGAAAATTGgattttagtgacacacattgagtaactctaaaagtgtatagtgacacttcaacgcgCGTCACTAATGATGGTGACTGGAAAGACAATTTTTAGTGATACTTCACACGTGTCACTGAAACCTTTTGCATTCATTTTTTGAGTGTCAGTATAGGCTAATAGAGTCATGTTTTGTTTGACTGGAAAGGTAACAGCTACACACAtaaagtgtcactatatcttttttttttcttttttattaatatttttagagatatagtgacacacaaaaagtgtcactatattaaatatttttttaaaaaaataataataattaatttatattaattatatataaatacaattaaatataacaataataattttaattaactaaatgtaaaatttataaattacatcaacaaagttatattttattaaaataaaaatctaaattaatttacaagtttttttttttataacagggaGGGTGCAAAAGCACCCCAAAATAGGGAAACAAACGCTAAAcaccaaaagaaaaaacaaaaggaaGAGTTCTCCAaacaaaacagaaaacaaacaacCTAAAACAAATAATACAATAACTAAATCACAGACCAGGATCCCACTCTACCAAATTAATTTACAAGTTAATACATGTAATGTTCAAATGATTCTACAaacacaattaaaaaaaaataaactaatgaTCAGATTGCAAACAAATTTCTCCCAATACGAATCATAAACAAATTAGGGCTCCATTCAATATAGGGAAAAGGAGGGATTTGGGGGATTTGATTAGTATCCGAGATTGAGAAGCGAGAGAGGCCCTTTCGCCATTTTTGGGGTCTGGTCTAGGATTTGAACATCAAGCCACTATCAACCATAAATCCCAATGCCTCTGTGTTCGAACACCAAGCTCGTTGAACCATGAATCCCACCCTTTGTCAACCACGAACCCAGGATAATTCAAACACCAAACCCGTGGAACCCAAAACCAGTCGAGCACCTAGCTCGTCAAACCCAGAACATCATCAAACTCGAACGCCACCCATCTGcacagaagagagagagagagagagagagagagagagagagagagagagagagagagagagagagagagagagagagagagagagagagagagagagagagagagacttacttttattttactgcattttttttaggaaaaaaatgatttttttttgctaGAAAAAATGCTTTTcatttaataattctttttatttttttattaattacagttgtatattcattaaaaaaaataaaattttgatatAGTGACACACCATGTGTGTTGGGATACATCTAGCCATTCACTTTTAGCGTGCCACTATAGGCTAACATTTTttaaagtaataaaaataaaaaaaattgggttTTACTCTTTAGTGACACATATTACAAGAGACTAACACTGAATATTTAGAGTCTAATTGtgcgtgtcactaaaaattactTCTAACTCTTTAGTGACGTGCATTTTTATGCGTGTCACTAAATAGTGTCACTAAAAGGCATTTTTGTAGTAGTCCAAGAGTGACTTAAGGTTGTTCAAAGTCTTTAGAAAAGTTATGTCGATCTCCAATATTGAAAATCAATAATTTGacattcaaatatatatatatatatatgaaaatgttCAACTTTTATTTATAAAGAGAAATATCTTTACAAGCCTTTCAGGGCATAATAAACCCTAACACAACCAcccattgagataggtagcacTCAAAAAACAGACGGCCATGGCTCTAATTAAAGAGACCACAAATAGGATAGAGCATTGAATCCATATGGATACAGAACCTTGTCAACTGATCTCTTATGAGAAGTTGAGAATTGACAGCTTGCCACAACATTAATTTATGCTTATGTAGACTTAGCTTACTCCAAAATATCCTAGAATAAAACACCTGCTACTGCGACATAGTGCAATTATATAGATTTGAAGCATTGAATCTGCCATTAGCACCAACAGTTGTGACCTGAGATTGGCTAAAAACAAGCCACAATCTACAATTAGAAACCAAAAGCAACTaaaacaaaccaaaaaaaaaaaattagaaacataaccataatagaaaagaaaaatttagctaacatgcttaaatataaaatatggtCTTTTAATATACCACCCAATTAGAAATATGGTATctatacttttaatttttttccattctAAAAATGCtcttatatttcaaaaaattctCTCTCTAACTCTCTCACTCTACGACGTTGAACCGCGACTCAAAACCCCTCACCGTCGAACCCAGACTCAGAATCCCAGTACGTCACAAGCCCTCGTCGTCGTCTTCCCTCACAATCTCTTTCTTAAAGTCTCGTCGTCTCTCCACCCAAAGCCACGAAATCCATGAAACCCCTAAAATCTCCACCATCGCTCATTTTTacgttttcttttctatttttctagttttttgCAATATATTTTGTGATATTTAGTGATGTATTTGTAATGATCGATCAAATTTAAGATTAGAGATGAAGTTTAACaatatttagtgtattttgcGATTATTTTAGTGATGTATTTGCGATATGAGACTATAAAATGCAAAGCATATCGCTAAACATCGCTAATCATCGTGAAAACATGAGTGTGATTTAGCAATATTTAGCGATGTGTTTAGTGATGTTGTTATTTAGCGATATTTAGTGACATTTAGCAATGTAGCGATGTTTAGCGAGActgtgaaaataaaaaaaaaaatacaaaaaacaaGCAATGGGAGGGGATTTAGGGGGTTTTAGGATGGTTGGGCTCATAGATTTAGCGGTTCGGGTGAAGATAATGGGACTTAGTTCGAGTGAGAGTGAGAGAGGTTGAGTCAGATAGTTAGAGAGAGAGATAAACTTTTTAAAATGTAAGAAtacttttaagaaaaaaaaatattaaaaatatactctATTTTTAATTAGTGGTATATTAAAAGAAGATGATTtatattgaagatgataaatttGTCATTAAAAATGAAGAGGTGACCATTGAAGATAGATAACAAGGCACAACCGCCTCCATTATCCTTATTGTGGTGACTCCATGATATTTCAATCACTTTATTGTACATGTCCTTTTCCTCATAAATATATTGTGGTTGTGGTCCTTATCTTTGTACTATGTACGTAACTATAATGATATTCGAATATTTTCTtgctaatattatatataaggaaTGAAATTACTCTATGTAATTATGCATACATATatttgttcttttctttttcaaacgGGTCAAAATATATGTCAAACGGGGAGAACATGCTATAATACTATGAAGCCGTTAAATGGATTAGGTATAGTATATTATGCAACAATatacataacaaaaaaaaatgaggaaaacGTGTCACTTATCAGACCACCTTACATAATACCCTTCCCCTTTTCGTGAAAATGAAGTTTTGGGAAGATCCTTACGAAAAGGATATTATTGAGAACTGAAAAGCCAGTAATCCATTTCCGGCCACCGGATATATACGCCCCATGGCTTCAACCTTAAGCTGCGCCTCAACAACATTGTTATTACTCTTAACTTTGTTCCTTTTTTCCCTCTTCTATAATTTGACCTTTAACCATGACCAGCTTCTTactttcaataataaaaataatagtattCATACCGCTATCACTACTGCTACTCTTCCTCTTATGACTTCTAACGTTTTGAACACCATTATTTATGATACAACTCCACCAAAAGTGTATCTGCATTACTCTTTTCTCTCAACTAGTTCCATGCATCAAGACACTACTCAAATTAGTAATCATCTTTTTGCAGCAAAAAAAGTAAGCATCATTTGacgattttagttttttattcttatatgtgaatatatatatttatatatatagtgtttTGATGTGTTTGTATTTGAGCAGACcatcaagaagaagaagaagaagaagaacaatagGTTGGAGAGAATTGAGTGTGATTTGGCTAAGGCTAGAGTAGCTATTCATCAAGCCATTGTGTCTAAAAGTTTTAAGTCTGATGAGAAACAGAGCTTTGTGCCAAGAAGTTCAATATACAGAAATCCATATGCTTTTCATCAGTAAGTTGATACAGTACTTTTTACATATACATGATGATCAAATTGCTCAAAAGtgttatatacattaatttcaTTATGGAACAAAATCAGGAGTCACATAGAGATGGTGAAAAGATTCAAAGTGTGGAGCTACAAAGAAGGAGAAAGGCCTATATTCCATACTGGACGAATGAATGGTGTGTATTCAATTGAAGGACAATTCATAGAGGAAATAGAGAGTGAGAAGAGCCCTTTTAGAGCTAAGCATCCTGAGGAAGCACACACATTTTTCCTGCCCATAAGTGTTGCTCATATCATTAAGTTTATTTATAGCCCTATTATTTACCCATCTGATTACAATCGAGATCGACTCTATCGACTTATGACTGATTATGTGGGTGTTGTGGCCAATAAATACCCATTTTGGAATGCAAGCAATGGAGCTGATCATTTCATGCTTTCCTGCCACGATTGGGTGAGTAACTCAATATGgctactaataatatatatagatatatatatatatgagcacATGCATACTCTACTTTAACATTTCATTTGTTAAAGTAGACCACCTTGTATTAATAATATTGGAGAATGAATGTGGGTATAGTCTTGTCGATCATTTGTGAATTGAATATACTGATCATATATCTTGAAGTAGCAAAGTGAACATTGTTTTCTGTAATAATTACGGTGCATGTAGAGTGTCTTCATGAATATTATTCAAATGTCATTTCAGCATGCATGATATAAATCACTGATGGGTCAAATTAATGGTCCAATTGTAGTTAATGATGTATTTTCTCTATCAAAATTTTAGGCGCCAGAAATATCACATGAGAAACCTAAACTCTTCCAGTATTTCATCAGAGTTTTATGTAATGCCAACATCTCAGAAGGATTTCAACCCAAAAGAGATGTCTCATTACCTGAAATCAATTTGAGAAGTACCTTGAGCCCACCAGATTTGGGGCAAGTCCCACAGAACCGCACGATATTGGCCTTCTTTGTTGGTAGACTCCATGGGTATATTAGAAAGATCTTATTCCAAGAATGGAAAGACAAAGACAATGATATTCAGGTACATGAGAAGCTTCAAAGAGGCCAAAACTACACAAAGTTAATGGGCAAAAGTAAGTATTGCTTGTGCCCAAGTGGATACGAAGTGGCTAGTCCAAGAGTGGTGGAGGCAATCAATGCAGGGTGTGTCCCAGTGATAATCTGTGATAGTTACTCATTGCCTTTTAGTGATGTACTTGATTGGAGCAAATTTACCATACAAATCAGACCCTCAAAAATACCAAAACTTAAGAGCATCTTAAGTGCTATTCCAAATGAGAAGTACTTGAAATTATATAATCAAGTTTCTCAAGTGAAGAGGCATTTTGTGTTGAATCGACCAGCTCAGCCATTTGATGTGACTCATATGGTGCTTCACTCAATTTGGTTAAGACGACTCAACGTTAAGATTGGACACTTAAACAGCTAGTGATTGAACTTCTATAAGTTTCTTTTGTCGGAAAAGGAGGTTGTATTTGCTGATTTGATATGAATTGTTGAAGCTCAAAACAGGACATAGGTTATTGATTAAACA
This Cannabis sativa cultivar Pink pepper isolate KNU-18-1 chromosome 6, ASM2916894v1, whole genome shotgun sequence DNA region includes the following protein-coding sequences:
- the LOC115725638 gene encoding probable glycosyltransferase At3g42180 — encoded protein: MASTLSCASTTLLLLLTLFLFSLFYNLTFNHDQLLTFNNKNNSIHTAITTATLPLMTSNVLNTIIYDTTPPKVYLHYSFLSTSSMHQDTTQISNHLFAAKKTIKKKKKKKNNRLERIECDLAKARVAIHQAIVSKSFKSDEKQSFVPRSSIYRNPYAFHQSHIEMVKRFKVWSYKEGERPIFHTGRMNGVYSIEGQFIEEIESEKSPFRAKHPEEAHTFFLPISVAHIIKFIYSPIIYPSDYNRDRLYRLMTDYVGVVANKYPFWNASNGADHFMLSCHDWAPEISHEKPKLFQYFIRVLCNANISEGFQPKRDVSLPEINLRSTLSPPDLGQVPQNRTILAFFVGRLHGYIRKILFQEWKDKDNDIQVHEKLQRGQNYTKLMGKSKYCLCPSGYEVASPRVVEAINAGCVPVIICDSYSLPFSDVLDWSKFTIQIRPSKIPKLKSILSAIPNEKYLKLYNQVSQVKRHFVLNRPAQPFDVTHMVLHSIWLRRLNVKIGHLNS